A window of Ignavibacterium sp. contains these coding sequences:
- a CDS encoding YCF48-related protein, translating to MLNTVKSHYTGKSIIIIYLLLNCLSLCDFIIARQEDTAKSKPIQYRRGIALQEGYISYDEYYSDKDMLEEKRRLFPIESTGVWTELHPRIPRVTYFGVHFVNTDIGWAVGNLGAVIKTTNGGDDWTISETNTTTLLLKVHSFDGQIVIAAGYNGMILRSSDGGETFEQIPSGTTNDLWGLQMLNDTLGFACGLNQTLLKTTDAGLSWQSVSAGLNAHYWAIDFLNEQYGMIACGGGKILKTTDGGNTWTEHQAGDASALYAIDIIDSLHIAAAGFNGKNVYSSNGGINWVQNNRLQHDELNSIKFINADTGYTIGTYGGDSWGIRKTTNRGVTWFSPPSPNLSEWELELLPGGIGYSVGSTLWINKTTGGYDNWEGLFLNAQFVDVFFTDELTGYAADGRWTGGPLYKTTDGGITWFGLPNFPSNAFTGSLRCVIFTDSLTGFGGGMPARIVKTTDAGNSWYVVNRTGLTDTIGLINRFFFINPTTGWAVTTRGGILKTTDSGENWFAQLNAGISVIFSSIYFVDSLYGWTANSNARPYKTTDGGNNWVHQSNINIGFSRDIYFRNFLNGFIVESNILYKSIDGGITWNIILGITGFSIAARFSHYDDIIFITGFKTYRSLNAGEDWKDFNELNGVRINGISLLGAGLGYAVGDLGLVIKYFDEDVPVELISFNSELEGNIVTLKWITATETNNQGFFIQRKKEDEFDWTNLAFINGVGTSTSIKHYYYNDNLSYFGKYKYRLKQIDFNGQYEYSDEIEVDYINKLNFYLSQNYPNPFNPTTNIDFNLPEKTFVKIILYDITGREIKKIKEQEMEAGYYSVMLTSEGISSGVYFYKMITGSGFTVVNKLTIIK from the coding sequence ATGTTAAACACAGTAAAATCCCATTATACGGGAAAGAGCATAATAATAATTTATTTATTGTTGAATTGCTTGTCACTATGTGATTTTATTATTGCCCGGCAAGAGGATACAGCCAAATCCAAACCCATCCAATACCGCCGCGGCATAGCATTGCAGGAAGGATACATAAGCTATGATGAATACTACTCAGATAAAGATATGCTTGAAGAAAAAAGAAGATTATTCCCAATAGAAAGCACAGGAGTATGGACAGAACTTCATCCCCGGATACCAAGAGTAACTTATTTTGGTGTTCACTTTGTCAATACTGATATTGGCTGGGCAGTCGGGAATTTGGGTGCTGTTATCAAAACAACTAATGGAGGAGATGACTGGACAATCTCAGAAACAAATACAACAACACTTCTTCTTAAAGTGCATTCTTTTGATGGACAAATAGTAATAGCAGCAGGTTATAATGGAATGATACTTCGCTCAAGTGATGGAGGAGAAACATTTGAACAAATACCAAGCGGAACAACAAATGACCTATGGGGATTGCAAATGCTGAATGATACTTTGGGTTTTGCCTGCGGATTAAACCAGACTTTACTAAAAACAACAGATGCAGGATTAAGCTGGCAGTCTGTTAGTGCAGGATTAAATGCACATTACTGGGCAATAGATTTTCTTAATGAACAATATGGAATGATTGCCTGTGGAGGAGGAAAAATATTAAAGACAACTGATGGAGGAAACACCTGGACTGAACACCAGGCAGGTGATGCAAGCGCATTATATGCGATAGATATAATTGATTCTCTGCATATAGCAGCAGCAGGATTTAACGGAAAGAATGTTTACAGCAGTAACGGCGGAATAAACTGGGTACAAAACAACCGCCTGCAGCACGATGAACTTAACAGCATAAAATTTATAAATGCTGATACAGGTTATACGATAGGTACTTACGGAGGAGATAGCTGGGGAATAAGAAAAACTACTAATAGAGGTGTAACCTGGTTTAGTCCTCCATCACCAAATTTAAGTGAATGGGAACTTGAACTGCTGCCCGGTGGAATTGGTTACTCGGTTGGAAGCACCTTATGGATAAACAAAACCACAGGAGGATATGACAACTGGGAAGGGTTATTCCTTAATGCACAATTTGTTGATGTTTTCTTTACAGATGAACTTACGGGTTATGCAGCAGATGGAAGATGGACTGGCGGACCATTATACAAAACCACAGACGGAGGAATAACCTGGTTTGGCTTGCCAAATTTCCCTTCCAATGCGTTTACCGGGTCGTTAAGATGTGTGATATTTACAGACAGCTTAACAGGCTTTGGAGGTGGTATGCCCGCAAGAATAGTAAAGACAACAGATGCAGGTAATAGCTGGTATGTTGTAAACAGAACAGGGTTAACAGATACAATAGGATTGATAAACAGGTTTTTCTTTATTAACCCAACAACCGGCTGGGCAGTAACCACAAGAGGAGGAATACTTAAAACAACTGATTCTGGAGAAAACTGGTTTGCTCAGTTGAATGCAGGTATTAGTGTTATTTTTTCTAGTATTTATTTTGTTGATTCGTTATATGGTTGGACAGCTAATTCAAATGCAAGGCCTTATAAAACTACTGACGGAGGAAATAATTGGGTTCATCAAAGTAATATAAATATTGGTTTTAGTCGGGATATCTATTTTCGAAATTTTTTAAATGGGTTTATTGTTGAAAGCAATATATTATATAAGTCTATAGATGGAGGTATTACATGGAATATAATCCTTGGTATAACAGGTTTTAGCATAGCAGCAAGATTTAGTCATTATGATGATATTATCTTTATTACAGGATTCAAAACTTATCGCTCTTTAAATGCTGGTGAAGACTGGAAAGACTTCAATGAATTAAATGGGGTAAGAATAAATGGGATTAGTTTACTCGGAGCAGGGCTAGGTTATGCAGTTGGTGATTTAGGGTTAGTTATAAAATATTTTGATGAAGATGTGCCGGTAGAACTAATTAGTTTTAATTCTGAGCTTGAGGGAAATATAGTTACTTTGAAATGGATTACTGCTACAGAAACCAACAATCAAGGATTTTTTATTCAAAGAAAAAAAGAGGATGAATTTGATTGGACAAATTTAGCTTTTATCAATGGTGTGGGGACCTCTACATCAATAAAGCATTACTACTATAATGATAATTTATCTTATTTCGGTAAATATAAATACCGTTTAAAACAAATTGACTTCAATGGTCAGTATGAATATAGTGATGAGATAGAAGTTGATTACATAAACAAGCTTAATTTTTATCTTTCGCAAA